The following proteins are encoded in a genomic region of Arachis ipaensis cultivar K30076 chromosome B02, Araip1.1, whole genome shotgun sequence:
- the LOC107626471 gene encoding general transcription factor 3C polypeptide 5-like isoform X1, which yields MGVIKDGTISGVLPDTRGFLVHYPGYPSSVSRALDTLGGIQGILKARSSESNKLELHFRPEDPYSHPTFGELQPSNNFLLKISKRKPHDTHDAKDDNSMSRYRTENGIQENQPESDQMATNNKAEDCISANEEGNLCADIVSHFPKAYCFNGMADYQHVVPVHADVARRKKRNWAEVEEPAFDKGGLMDVDHEDVMIIAPPLFSPKDMPKDLVLKPPAILSSKLGQEEVVPNHVEIHSSKSYSMPCVQTDMEQVLALDFDIKEIPKIVNWEEYVPQGSDQRESQMAVSRLFDERPIWSKNALSERLLDIGLRFTHSMLRRLLSRISYYFSNGPFLRFWIKKGYDPRKDPDSRIYQRIEYRIPIPLRSHFLAQPANRLKPRWEDICTFRAFPYKLQTSLQLFELADDYIQSEINKPPSQASCTFATGWLSQHMLNCIRQRLTVRFLPVFPKPGTENLLRAATLRFEKLKRECSRNALKLKGEEAHKANLVETEENDEPENVEEDEEEAAGGNNSEEELDADEELDMDGDSEMLVPPHSYLNMENISRTHLQDLFGSFPFNEVDNNRAQEDDIDDEYQIYEEDSEGDYSDE from the exons ATGGGAGTGATCAAGGATGGCACAATCTCTGGGGTTCTTCCCGACACTCGAGGATTTTTGGTGCACTATCCTGGTTATCCATCATCAGTTTCTCGAGCTTTAGATACTCTTGGTGGAATTCAAGGCATCCTTAAG GCTCGCAGTTCAGAATCAAACAAACTGGAGCTCCATTTTCGCCCTGAAGACCCATATTCGCATCCTACATTTGGGGAACTTCAGCCCTCCAACAATTTTCTTCTCAAAATATCTAAGAGAAAACCACATGATACTCATGATGCCAAAGATGATAACAGCATGTCCAGATATAGAACGGAAAATGGGATTCAAGAAAACCAACCAGAAAGCGACCAAATGGCTACCAATAATAAAGCTGAGGACTGTATATCTGCAAATGAAGAGGGCAATCTTTGTGCTGATATTGTTTCTCATTTTCCTAAAGCATATTGTTTTAATG GAATGGCAGACTATCAACATGTAGTTCCTGTTCATGCGGATGTTGCCAGGAGGAAAAAGAGAAACTGGGCAGAAGTAGAAGAGCCAGCTTTTG ATAAGGGAGGTCTCATGGATGTGGATCATGAGGATGTTATGATCATAGCTCCTCCTCTTTTTTCTCCAAAAGATATGCCAAAAGATCTAGT CTTGAAACCACCTGCCATATTGAGTTCAAAACTAGGACAAGAGGAAGTTGTGCCAAATCACGTTGAG ATCCATAGCAGCAAAAGTTACTCAATGCCATGTGTGCAGACGGACATGGAGCAAGTTCTTGCACTTGATTTCGACATTAAAG AGATTCCTAAGATAGTTAATTGGGAGGAATATGTACCACAAGGTTCGGATCAGCGGGAATCACAAATGGCTGTATCTAGATTGTTTGATGAACGGCCTATATGGTCGAAAAATGCCCTTAGTGAACGCTTGCTTGATATTGGCTTAAGATTTACACATAGCATGCTTAGAAG GCTTTTGTCTAGAATTTCCTACTACTTTTCCAATGGACCATTTCTAAGGTTCTGGATCAAGAAAGGATATGATCCACGCAAAGATCCTGATTCTCGCAT TTATCAAAGGATTGAATATCGAATTCCAATCCCATTACGAAGTCACTTTCTTGCTCAACCAGCCAATAG GCTAAAACCTAGATGGGAAGATATATGCACCTTTCGAGCATTCCCTTACAAGCTGCAGACATCTTTACAGTTATTCGAGCTTGCTGATGATTATATTCAATCAGAAATAAATAAGCCTCCATCACAGGCATCATGCACT TTTGCAACGGGGTGGTTGTCACAGCACATGCTAAATTGTATTAGACAACGTCTTACGGTGCGGTTCCTACCAGTATTCCCTAAGCCTGGCACCGAGAATTTACTCAGAGCTGCCACTCTAAGGTTTGAAAAATTGAAGAGGGAATGCAGTAGGAATGCCTTGAAGCTAAAAGGAGAGGAAGCGCACAAAGCTAATTTAG TAGAAACGGAAGAAAATGATGAACCTGAGAAtgttgaagaggatgaagaggaGGCAGCTGGGGGTAATAATAGCGAAGAGGAATTGGATGCTGATGAAGAACTTGATATG GATGGAGATAGTGAAATGCTTGTGCCGCCTCATTCTT ATCTCAACATGGAAAATATTTCAAGGACTCATTTACAGGATCTTTTCGGTAGCTTTCCATTTAATGAGGTTGATAACAACAGGGCGCAAGAAGATGATATTGATGATGAATATCAAATATACGAGGAAGACAGTGAAGGCGATTACTCCGACGAATGA
- the LOC107626466 gene encoding uncharacterized protein LOC107626466, which translates to MVCLACLLPLFLVPIVNILPLLFDFIMGKIYRLFGWEYRKPERAPAACPYKPAAKRDTAKVEADTEPAQVEPIKPASVDVKQD; encoded by the exons ATG GTTTGCTTGGCTTGTTTGTTGCCCCTGTTCCTCGTTCCCATCGTCAACATCCTCCCTCTCCTCTTCGATTTTATCATG gggAAAATCTATAGGCTTTTTGGTTGGGAGTATAGGAAACCAGAGAGGGCTCCTGCAGCATGTCCATACAAGCCTGCAGCCAAGAGGGATACTGCTAAA GTTGAGGCAGATACTGAACCAGCTCAAGTAGAACCTATTAAACCTGCAAGTGTAGATGTCAAGCAGGATTAA
- the LOC107626465 gene encoding uncharacterized protein LOC107626465 isoform X3 yields MEERHLFPESGGDQEPPQEGVEVENRREVRLQPGAEEKLVLQFMDSLNSYLSLSHSLSSTLGQAWMELASARHSMGTARLNTSLLDLKFHPASTTLKITEYDAWFVLRKWVSSEEVEEDEDSNSTKSSELADDDDVVVRRERAKSLSVFGILIPPKLRAAQMSFERALETLVEMANMRSSFLYSFHQLHQEVEDTKE; encoded by the exons ATGGAGGAACGGCATCTCTTTCCCGAAAGTGGCGGCGATCAAGAACCGCCGCAGGAGGGGGTTGAAGTTGAGAATCGACGGGAAGTGCGACTCCAGCCTGGAGCTGAAGAGAAACTCGTGTTGCAATTCATGGACTCGCTTAATAGCTATCTTtccctctctcactctctctcttccacACTTGGACAA GCATGGATGGAATTAGCGAGTGCGAGGCATTCCATGGGAACTGCACGCCTTAATACTTCTCTTTTGGACCTCAAATTCCATCCAGCTTCTACAACGTTGAAGATTACCGAATATGATG CATGGTTCGTGTTGCGTAAATGGGTATCCTCTGAAGAagttgaagaagatgaagatagtAATAGCACCAAATCTTCTG AACTcgcagatgatgatgatgtagta GTTCGAAGGGAGCGAGCGAAGTCATTGTCAGTCTTTGGAATTTTAATTCCGCCAAAGCTTCGAGCCGCCCAAATGTCATTTGAGAGAG CACTAGAGACACTAGTAGAAATGGCAAATATGCGATCGTCATTCCTATATTCGTTTCACCAACTTCATCAAGAGGTAGAAGATACTAAGGAATAG
- the LOC107626471 gene encoding general transcription factor 3C polypeptide 5-like isoform X4, translating into MSRYRTENGIQENQPESDQMATNNKAEDCISANEEGNLCADIVSHFPKAYCFNGMADYQHVVPVHADVARRKKRNWAEVEEPAFDKGGLMDVDHEDVMIIAPPLFSPKDMPKDLVLKPPAILSSKLGQEEVVPNHVEIHSSKSYSMPCVQTDMEQVLALDFDIKEIPKIVNWEEYVPQGSDQRESQMAVSRLFDERPIWSKNALSERLLDIGLRFTHSMLRRLLSRISYYFSNGPFLRFWIKKGYDPRKDPDSRIYQRIEYRIPIPLRSHFLAQPANRLKPRWEDICTFRAFPYKLQTSLQLFELADDYIQSEINKPPSQASCTFATGWLSQHMLNCIRQRLTVRFLPVFPKPGTENLLRAATLRFEKLKRECSRNALKLKGEEAHKANLVETEENDEPENVEEDEEEAAGGNNSEEELDADEELDMDGDSEMLVPPHSYLNMENISRTHLQDLFGSFPFNEVDNNRAQEDDIDDEYQIYEEDSEGDYSDE; encoded by the exons ATGTCCAGATATAGAACGGAAAATGGGATTCAAGAAAACCAACCAGAAAGCGACCAAATGGCTACCAATAATAAAGCTGAGGACTGTATATCTGCAAATGAAGAGGGCAATCTTTGTGCTGATATTGTTTCTCATTTTCCTAAAGCATATTGTTTTAATG GAATGGCAGACTATCAACATGTAGTTCCTGTTCATGCGGATGTTGCCAGGAGGAAAAAGAGAAACTGGGCAGAAGTAGAAGAGCCAGCTTTTG ATAAGGGAGGTCTCATGGATGTGGATCATGAGGATGTTATGATCATAGCTCCTCCTCTTTTTTCTCCAAAAGATATGCCAAAAGATCTAGT CTTGAAACCACCTGCCATATTGAGTTCAAAACTAGGACAAGAGGAAGTTGTGCCAAATCACGTTGAG ATCCATAGCAGCAAAAGTTACTCAATGCCATGTGTGCAGACGGACATGGAGCAAGTTCTTGCACTTGATTTCGACATTAAAG AGATTCCTAAGATAGTTAATTGGGAGGAATATGTACCACAAGGTTCGGATCAGCGGGAATCACAAATGGCTGTATCTAGATTGTTTGATGAACGGCCTATATGGTCGAAAAATGCCCTTAGTGAACGCTTGCTTGATATTGGCTTAAGATTTACACATAGCATGCTTAGAAG GCTTTTGTCTAGAATTTCCTACTACTTTTCCAATGGACCATTTCTAAGGTTCTGGATCAAGAAAGGATATGATCCACGCAAAGATCCTGATTCTCGCAT TTATCAAAGGATTGAATATCGAATTCCAATCCCATTACGAAGTCACTTTCTTGCTCAACCAGCCAATAG GCTAAAACCTAGATGGGAAGATATATGCACCTTTCGAGCATTCCCTTACAAGCTGCAGACATCTTTACAGTTATTCGAGCTTGCTGATGATTATATTCAATCAGAAATAAATAAGCCTCCATCACAGGCATCATGCACT TTTGCAACGGGGTGGTTGTCACAGCACATGCTAAATTGTATTAGACAACGTCTTACGGTGCGGTTCCTACCAGTATTCCCTAAGCCTGGCACCGAGAATTTACTCAGAGCTGCCACTCTAAGGTTTGAAAAATTGAAGAGGGAATGCAGTAGGAATGCCTTGAAGCTAAAAGGAGAGGAAGCGCACAAAGCTAATTTAG TAGAAACGGAAGAAAATGATGAACCTGAGAAtgttgaagaggatgaagaggaGGCAGCTGGGGGTAATAATAGCGAAGAGGAATTGGATGCTGATGAAGAACTTGATATG GATGGAGATAGTGAAATGCTTGTGCCGCCTCATTCTT ATCTCAACATGGAAAATATTTCAAGGACTCATTTACAGGATCTTTTCGGTAGCTTTCCATTTAATGAGGTTGATAACAACAGGGCGCAAGAAGATGATATTGATGATGAATATCAAATATACGAGGAAGACAGTGAAGGCGATTACTCCGACGAATGA
- the LOC107626465 gene encoding uncharacterized protein LOC107626465 isoform X1, producing the protein MEERHLFPESGGDQEPPQEGVEVENRREVRLQPGAEEKLVLQFMDSLNSYLSLSHSLSSTLGQAWMELASARHSMGTARLNTSLLDLKFHPASTTLKITEYDVDSVDAKAWFVLRKWVSSEEVEEDEDSNSTKSSELADDDDVVVRRERAKSLSVFGILIPPKLRAAQMSFERALETLVEMANMRSSFLYSFHQLHQEVEDTKE; encoded by the exons ATGGAGGAACGGCATCTCTTTCCCGAAAGTGGCGGCGATCAAGAACCGCCGCAGGAGGGGGTTGAAGTTGAGAATCGACGGGAAGTGCGACTCCAGCCTGGAGCTGAAGAGAAACTCGTGTTGCAATTCATGGACTCGCTTAATAGCTATCTTtccctctctcactctctctcttccacACTTGGACAA GCATGGATGGAATTAGCGAGTGCGAGGCATTCCATGGGAACTGCACGCCTTAATACTTCTCTTTTGGACCTCAAATTCCATCCAGCTTCTACAACGTTGAAGATTACCGAATATGATG TTGACTCGGTAGATGCAAAAGCATGGTTCGTGTTGCGTAAATGGGTATCCTCTGAAGAagttgaagaagatgaagatagtAATAGCACCAAATCTTCTG AACTcgcagatgatgatgatgtagta GTTCGAAGGGAGCGAGCGAAGTCATTGTCAGTCTTTGGAATTTTAATTCCGCCAAAGCTTCGAGCCGCCCAAATGTCATTTGAGAGAG CACTAGAGACACTAGTAGAAATGGCAAATATGCGATCGTCATTCCTATATTCGTTTCACCAACTTCATCAAGAGGTAGAAGATACTAAGGAATAG
- the LOC107626471 gene encoding general transcription factor 3C polypeptide 5-like isoform X2 — translation MGVIKDGTISGVLPDTRGFLVHYPGYPSSVSRALDTLGGIQGILKARSSESNKLELHFRPEDPYSHPTFGELQPSNNFLLKISKRKPHDTHDAKDDNSMSRYRTENGIQENQPESDQMATNNKAEDCISANEEGNLCADIVSHFPKAYCFNGMADYQHVVPVHADVARRKKRNWAEVEEPAFDKGGLMDVDHEDVMIIAPPLFSPKDMPKDLVLKPPAILSSKLGQEEVVPNHVEIHSSKSYSMPCVQTDMEQVLALDFDIKEIPKIVNWEEYVPQGSDQRESQMAVSRLFDERPIWSKNALSERLLDIGLRFTHSMLRRLLSRISYYFSNGPFLRFWIKKGYDPRKDPDSRIYQRIEYRIPIPLRSHFLAQPANRLKPRWEDICTFRAFPYKLQTSLQLFELADDYIQSEINKPPSQASCTFATGWLSQHMLNCIRQRLTVRFLPVFPKPGTENLLRAATLRFEKLKRECSRNALKLKGEEAHKANLETEENDEPENVEEDEEEAAGGNNSEEELDADEELDMDGDSEMLVPPHSYLNMENISRTHLQDLFGSFPFNEVDNNRAQEDDIDDEYQIYEEDSEGDYSDE, via the exons ATGGGAGTGATCAAGGATGGCACAATCTCTGGGGTTCTTCCCGACACTCGAGGATTTTTGGTGCACTATCCTGGTTATCCATCATCAGTTTCTCGAGCTTTAGATACTCTTGGTGGAATTCAAGGCATCCTTAAG GCTCGCAGTTCAGAATCAAACAAACTGGAGCTCCATTTTCGCCCTGAAGACCCATATTCGCATCCTACATTTGGGGAACTTCAGCCCTCCAACAATTTTCTTCTCAAAATATCTAAGAGAAAACCACATGATACTCATGATGCCAAAGATGATAACAGCATGTCCAGATATAGAACGGAAAATGGGATTCAAGAAAACCAACCAGAAAGCGACCAAATGGCTACCAATAATAAAGCTGAGGACTGTATATCTGCAAATGAAGAGGGCAATCTTTGTGCTGATATTGTTTCTCATTTTCCTAAAGCATATTGTTTTAATG GAATGGCAGACTATCAACATGTAGTTCCTGTTCATGCGGATGTTGCCAGGAGGAAAAAGAGAAACTGGGCAGAAGTAGAAGAGCCAGCTTTTG ATAAGGGAGGTCTCATGGATGTGGATCATGAGGATGTTATGATCATAGCTCCTCCTCTTTTTTCTCCAAAAGATATGCCAAAAGATCTAGT CTTGAAACCACCTGCCATATTGAGTTCAAAACTAGGACAAGAGGAAGTTGTGCCAAATCACGTTGAG ATCCATAGCAGCAAAAGTTACTCAATGCCATGTGTGCAGACGGACATGGAGCAAGTTCTTGCACTTGATTTCGACATTAAAG AGATTCCTAAGATAGTTAATTGGGAGGAATATGTACCACAAGGTTCGGATCAGCGGGAATCACAAATGGCTGTATCTAGATTGTTTGATGAACGGCCTATATGGTCGAAAAATGCCCTTAGTGAACGCTTGCTTGATATTGGCTTAAGATTTACACATAGCATGCTTAGAAG GCTTTTGTCTAGAATTTCCTACTACTTTTCCAATGGACCATTTCTAAGGTTCTGGATCAAGAAAGGATATGATCCACGCAAAGATCCTGATTCTCGCAT TTATCAAAGGATTGAATATCGAATTCCAATCCCATTACGAAGTCACTTTCTTGCTCAACCAGCCAATAG GCTAAAACCTAGATGGGAAGATATATGCACCTTTCGAGCATTCCCTTACAAGCTGCAGACATCTTTACAGTTATTCGAGCTTGCTGATGATTATATTCAATCAGAAATAAATAAGCCTCCATCACAGGCATCATGCACT TTTGCAACGGGGTGGTTGTCACAGCACATGCTAAATTGTATTAGACAACGTCTTACGGTGCGGTTCCTACCAGTATTCCCTAAGCCTGGCACCGAGAATTTACTCAGAGCTGCCACTCTAAGGTTTGAAAAATTGAAGAGGGAATGCAGTAGGAATGCCTTGAAGCTAAAAGGAGAGGAAGCGCACAAAGCTAATTTAG AAACGGAAGAAAATGATGAACCTGAGAAtgttgaagaggatgaagaggaGGCAGCTGGGGGTAATAATAGCGAAGAGGAATTGGATGCTGATGAAGAACTTGATATG GATGGAGATAGTGAAATGCTTGTGCCGCCTCATTCTT ATCTCAACATGGAAAATATTTCAAGGACTCATTTACAGGATCTTTTCGGTAGCTTTCCATTTAATGAGGTTGATAACAACAGGGCGCAAGAAGATGATATTGATGATGAATATCAAATATACGAGGAAGACAGTGAAGGCGATTACTCCGACGAATGA
- the LOC107626471 gene encoding general transcription factor 3C polypeptide 5-like isoform X3 gives MGVIKDGTISGVLPDTRGFLVHYPGYPSSVSRALDTLGGIQGILKARSSESNKLELHFRPEDPYSHPTFGELQPSNNFLLKISKRKPHDTHDAKDDNSMSRYRTENGIQENQPESDQMATNNKAEDCISANEEGNLCADIVSHFPKAYCFNGMADYQHVVPVHADVARRKKRNWAEVEEPAFDKGGLMDVDHEDVMIIAPPLFSPKDMPKDLVLKPPAILSSKLGQEEVVPNHVEIHSSKSYSMPCVQTDMEQVLALDFDIKEIPKIVNWEEYVPQGSDQRESQMAVSRLFDERPIWSKNALSERLLDIGLRFTHSMLRRLLSRISYYFSNGPFLRFWIKKGYDPRKDPDSRMLKPRWEDICTFRAFPYKLQTSLQLFELADDYIQSEINKPPSQASCTFATGWLSQHMLNCIRQRLTVRFLPVFPKPGTENLLRAATLRFEKLKRECSRNALKLKGEEAHKANLVETEENDEPENVEEDEEEAAGGNNSEEELDADEELDMDGDSEMLVPPHSYLNMENISRTHLQDLFGSFPFNEVDNNRAQEDDIDDEYQIYEEDSEGDYSDE, from the exons ATGGGAGTGATCAAGGATGGCACAATCTCTGGGGTTCTTCCCGACACTCGAGGATTTTTGGTGCACTATCCTGGTTATCCATCATCAGTTTCTCGAGCTTTAGATACTCTTGGTGGAATTCAAGGCATCCTTAAG GCTCGCAGTTCAGAATCAAACAAACTGGAGCTCCATTTTCGCCCTGAAGACCCATATTCGCATCCTACATTTGGGGAACTTCAGCCCTCCAACAATTTTCTTCTCAAAATATCTAAGAGAAAACCACATGATACTCATGATGCCAAAGATGATAACAGCATGTCCAGATATAGAACGGAAAATGGGATTCAAGAAAACCAACCAGAAAGCGACCAAATGGCTACCAATAATAAAGCTGAGGACTGTATATCTGCAAATGAAGAGGGCAATCTTTGTGCTGATATTGTTTCTCATTTTCCTAAAGCATATTGTTTTAATG GAATGGCAGACTATCAACATGTAGTTCCTGTTCATGCGGATGTTGCCAGGAGGAAAAAGAGAAACTGGGCAGAAGTAGAAGAGCCAGCTTTTG ATAAGGGAGGTCTCATGGATGTGGATCATGAGGATGTTATGATCATAGCTCCTCCTCTTTTTTCTCCAAAAGATATGCCAAAAGATCTAGT CTTGAAACCACCTGCCATATTGAGTTCAAAACTAGGACAAGAGGAAGTTGTGCCAAATCACGTTGAG ATCCATAGCAGCAAAAGTTACTCAATGCCATGTGTGCAGACGGACATGGAGCAAGTTCTTGCACTTGATTTCGACATTAAAG AGATTCCTAAGATAGTTAATTGGGAGGAATATGTACCACAAGGTTCGGATCAGCGGGAATCACAAATGGCTGTATCTAGATTGTTTGATGAACGGCCTATATGGTCGAAAAATGCCCTTAGTGAACGCTTGCTTGATATTGGCTTAAGATTTACACATAGCATGCTTAGAAG GCTTTTGTCTAGAATTTCCTACTACTTTTCCAATGGACCATTTCTAAGGTTCTGGATCAAGAAAGGATATGATCCACGCAAAGATCCTGATTCTCGCAT GCTAAAACCTAGATGGGAAGATATATGCACCTTTCGAGCATTCCCTTACAAGCTGCAGACATCTTTACAGTTATTCGAGCTTGCTGATGATTATATTCAATCAGAAATAAATAAGCCTCCATCACAGGCATCATGCACT TTTGCAACGGGGTGGTTGTCACAGCACATGCTAAATTGTATTAGACAACGTCTTACGGTGCGGTTCCTACCAGTATTCCCTAAGCCTGGCACCGAGAATTTACTCAGAGCTGCCACTCTAAGGTTTGAAAAATTGAAGAGGGAATGCAGTAGGAATGCCTTGAAGCTAAAAGGAGAGGAAGCGCACAAAGCTAATTTAG TAGAAACGGAAGAAAATGATGAACCTGAGAAtgttgaagaggatgaagaggaGGCAGCTGGGGGTAATAATAGCGAAGAGGAATTGGATGCTGATGAAGAACTTGATATG GATGGAGATAGTGAAATGCTTGTGCCGCCTCATTCTT ATCTCAACATGGAAAATATTTCAAGGACTCATTTACAGGATCTTTTCGGTAGCTTTCCATTTAATGAGGTTGATAACAACAGGGCGCAAGAAGATGATATTGATGATGAATATCAAATATACGAGGAAGACAGTGAAGGCGATTACTCCGACGAATGA
- the LOC107626465 gene encoding coiled-coil domain-containing protein 115 isoform X2, which yields MEERHLFPESGGDQEPPQEGVEVENRREVRLQPGAEEKLVLQFMDSLNSYLSLSHSLSSTLGQAWMELASARHSMGTARLNTSLLDLKFHPASTTLKITEYDDAKAWFVLRKWVSSEEVEEDEDSNSTKSSELADDDDVVVRRERAKSLSVFGILIPPKLRAAQMSFERALETLVEMANMRSSFLYSFHQLHQEVEDTKE from the exons ATGGAGGAACGGCATCTCTTTCCCGAAAGTGGCGGCGATCAAGAACCGCCGCAGGAGGGGGTTGAAGTTGAGAATCGACGGGAAGTGCGACTCCAGCCTGGAGCTGAAGAGAAACTCGTGTTGCAATTCATGGACTCGCTTAATAGCTATCTTtccctctctcactctctctcttccacACTTGGACAA GCATGGATGGAATTAGCGAGTGCGAGGCATTCCATGGGAACTGCACGCCTTAATACTTCTCTTTTGGACCTCAAATTCCATCCAGCTTCTACAACGTTGAAGATTACCGAATATGATG ATGCAAAAGCATGGTTCGTGTTGCGTAAATGGGTATCCTCTGAAGAagttgaagaagatgaagatagtAATAGCACCAAATCTTCTG AACTcgcagatgatgatgatgtagta GTTCGAAGGGAGCGAGCGAAGTCATTGTCAGTCTTTGGAATTTTAATTCCGCCAAAGCTTCGAGCCGCCCAAATGTCATTTGAGAGAG CACTAGAGACACTAGTAGAAATGGCAAATATGCGATCGTCATTCCTATATTCGTTTCACCAACTTCATCAAGAGGTAGAAGATACTAAGGAATAG
- the LOC107626468 gene encoding probable xyloglucan endotransglucosylase/hydrolase protein 32 — translation MMKALLLFLFAISSSLFMEPCYSSRGYWPPSPGYWPSHKFRSMNFYKGFRNLWGPQHQALDNNNALTIWLDRTSGSGFKSVRPFRSGYFGASIKLHPGYTAGVITAFYLSNNEAHPGFHDEVDIEFLGTTFGKPYTLQTNVYIRGSGDGTIIGREMKFHLWFDPTKDFHHYAILWSPKEIIFLVDDVPIRRYPRKSAYTFPLRPMWVYGSIWDASSWATEDGKYKADYRYQPFVARYTNFKASGCSAYASRWCHPVSASPYRSGGLTRQQYWAMRWVQRHHMVYNYCQDPKRDHRLTPECWG, via the exons atgaTGAAGGCTCTACTATTATTTCTCTTTGCTATTTCTTCATCACTGTTTATGGAACCTTGTTATTCAAGCAGAGGATATTGGCCTCCTTCACCAGGATACTGGCCAAGTCACAAATTCAGGTCTATGAACTTTTACAAAGGATTTAGAAACCTTTGGGGTCCTCAACACCAAGCACTTGACAACAATAATGCATTAACAATTTGGCTTGATAGAACCTCAg GGAGTGGATTCAAATCAGTTCGTCCATTTAGATCAGGTTACTTTGGTGCTTCAATTAAGCTCCACCCTGGCTACACTGCAGGAGTTATAACAGCTTTCTAT CTTTCTAACAATGAAGCACACCCTGGGTTCCATGATGAAGTGGACATAGAGTTTCTTGGGACCACATTTGGAAAACCTTATACTTTACAAACAAATGTTTACATAAGAGGAAGTGGGGATGGAACGATTATAGGAAGAGAGATGAAGTTCCATTTGTGGTTTGATCCTACCAAAGATTTTCATCACTATGCTATTCTTTGGTCTCCTAAAGAAATCAT ATTCCTAGTGGATGATGTGCCAATAAGAAGGTACCCTAGAAAGAGTGCTTACACATTTCCACTAAGACCAATGTGGGTTTATGGTTCAATATGGGATGCATCATCATGGGCAACTGAAGATGGCAAGTACAAAGCTGATTATAGGTACCAACCTTTTGTTGCAAGGTACACAAATTTCAAGGCTAGTGGTTGCTCCGCCTATGCATCACGGTGGTGCCACCCAGTCTCAGCCTCACCATATAGGTCCGGTGGCTTGACCAGGCAACAATATTGGGCCATGAGGTGGGTCCAAAGACACCATATGGTTTATAACTATTGCCAAGACCCCAAAAGGGACCATAGATTAACACCTGAATGTTGGggttaa